A single genomic interval of Spirosoma taeanense harbors:
- a CDS encoding carboxymuconolactone decarboxylase family protein yields the protein MKRSLLPLGLTLLLSGSVLGQTPNKPSSKKALDANRVERAQTKYEVLFGQPITASKTDPELMTILQRFIFGEVFYVGNLDDKTRELITITALTTNQTLPQLTPHTNAALNVGVTPVQIREVVYQCALFIGYPKVLNALEIINKVFESRGIKLPLENKATVQEGERFKRGREKQAPLYGDAMRQNMKVLPGEFAEAIPRMLTESGFGDFYTREGLDLKTRELMIFCALATLGGTERQMASHAAGNLKAGNSKETLLAAMVQLYPYIGFPRISNAINVLKDAKID from the coding sequence ATGAAACGCAGCCTATTGCCGCTGGGCCTGACATTGCTCTTGTCGGGGAGCGTATTGGGGCAAACTCCAAATAAACCATCTTCAAAAAAGGCCCTGGACGCCAACCGGGTCGAGCGCGCCCAAACCAAGTACGAAGTACTGTTTGGCCAGCCCATTACGGCCAGTAAAACTGACCCCGAGCTGATGACCATCCTACAGCGGTTCATTTTCGGCGAAGTGTTTTACGTTGGAAACCTGGATGACAAAACGCGGGAATTGATCACCATCACCGCGCTCACCACCAACCAGACCTTACCGCAATTAACCCCGCACACCAATGCCGCGCTCAACGTCGGTGTAACGCCAGTCCAGATTCGGGAGGTCGTGTATCAATGTGCGCTGTTTATCGGCTATCCCAAAGTGCTGAATGCGCTGGAGATCATCAACAAGGTATTTGAGAGCCGGGGTATTAAGCTGCCCCTGGAGAATAAAGCAACCGTCCAGGAGGGTGAACGTTTCAAGCGGGGACGCGAAAAGCAGGCTCCGCTCTACGGTGATGCCATGAGGCAGAACATGAAAGTCCTGCCGGGCGAATTTGCGGAAGCCATTCCCCGGATGTTGACCGAATCGGGTTTTGGCGATTTCTATACCCGCGAGGGCCTGGATCTGAAAACCCGCGAACTGATGATCTTCTGCGCCCTGGCCACCTTAGGCGGCACCGAACGACAGATGGCTTCCCACGCGGCTGGCAATCTGAAAGCAGGCAACAGCAAAGAAACGCTGCTGGCCGCGATGGTGCAGCTCTATCCGTACATCGGTTTCCCTCGCATTTCCAACGCTATCAACGTC
- a CDS encoding helix-turn-helix domain-containing protein, with product MDKIRKLQSVGQFNAERGQRVLHPLVSVLDQSQSRPVQTGRWLSELYIVFLKQDKCAPLVYGRQHYDYDEGTMLFIAPGQVFGLEEDEAESIQPTGWALAFHPDLIRGTALSQHMKEYSFFAYEANEALHLSDRERALVVECFRKIGDELAYPIDKHSKRLIATNIELLLNYCVRFYDRQFITRDHVHKDVLVRFEALLDDYFGSNKPQTGGLPTVRYCAEQLHLSANYFGDLVKKETGQSAQDYIQTKVIELSKERMFDLSKSISEIAYEMGFKYPQHFTRLFKQRVGQSPNEYRRTAAADGRERLLN from the coding sequence ATGGATAAAATACGGAAACTACAAAGCGTGGGCCAGTTCAATGCCGAGCGTGGTCAGCGGGTTCTGCATCCGTTAGTGAGTGTGCTGGATCAGTCCCAGTCCAGGCCGGTGCAGACGGGACGCTGGCTGTCGGAACTCTACATCGTGTTTCTCAAGCAAGACAAATGTGCGCCTTTGGTCTATGGCCGCCAGCATTACGATTACGACGAGGGCACCATGCTGTTCATCGCACCGGGACAGGTATTTGGCCTGGAAGAGGACGAAGCCGAAAGCATACAGCCGACGGGGTGGGCCCTGGCCTTTCACCCCGATCTGATTCGGGGTACGGCCCTGAGCCAGCACATGAAAGAATATAGCTTTTTCGCCTATGAGGCCAACGAAGCCCTGCATCTCTCCGATCGGGAACGAGCGCTGGTGGTGGAATGCTTTCGGAAGATTGGAGATGAGCTAGCCTACCCGATTGATAAGCACAGCAAACGATTGATTGCCACCAATATCGAACTCCTGCTGAACTATTGTGTCCGGTTCTACGACCGGCAGTTTATTACCCGCGACCACGTTCACAAGGACGTACTGGTCCGGTTTGAAGCGCTGCTGGATGATTATTTTGGGTCCAATAAGCCCCAAACCGGGGGACTGCCCACAGTAAGGTATTGTGCCGAACAGCTCCATTTGTCCGCTAATTATTTCGGCGATCTGGTGAAGAAAGAAACCGGCCAGTCGGCTCAGGATTATATCCAGACCAAAGTAATCGAGCTATCCAAAGAACGCATGTTCGATTTGAGCAAATCCATCAGCGAGATTGCCTACGAAATGGGGTTCAAGTACCCGCAGCATTTTACCCGGCTGTTTAAGCAACGGGTGGGCCAGTCGCCAAACGAGTACCGTCGGACTGCAGCCGCGGACGGTCGCGAGCGGTTGTTGAATTAG
- a CDS encoding MBL fold metallo-hydrolase: MKIQTIAIIITFLIGLIRLGNAQSTADSTRQGTAKTVEKKYQARAPKTQPFGAEAFGPSRQTTVRWLGFAGFLVNSRGTTFMIDPVLEGFDMPVLIDFPIAPKAVPRLDAVLVTHADNDHFSVPTNQDLKRATKAYHSTIYVDSLMQNLGLPAFGHTIGDSFKFGRVKVTLTPADHAYQNAYPGMSKRHFKNEDACGFWLETPDGTIWAPGDSRLTPGHLSMPTPDAIFFDFSDSEWHFTFEGAVKIANAYPNSPLLLCHWGSVDAPDFSPFNGDPARLAKAIVNPGRIKVLAPGEPFILKPIKKGK, from the coding sequence ATGAAGATTCAAACTATAGCCATAATCATTACCTTTCTCATCGGGTTGATCCGTTTGGGTAACGCCCAATCCACGGCTGACAGCACCCGGCAGGGGACGGCTAAGACCGTTGAAAAGAAGTATCAGGCCCGCGCCCCGAAAACGCAGCCGTTCGGAGCCGAAGCCTTTGGACCGTCCAGGCAGACTACCGTGCGCTGGCTGGGTTTCGCCGGTTTTCTGGTCAACAGCCGCGGGACAACGTTTATGATCGACCCGGTGCTGGAAGGCTTCGATATGCCCGTGCTGATTGATTTCCCGATTGCGCCCAAAGCCGTTCCCCGTCTGGATGCCGTATTAGTAACCCACGCGGATAATGACCACTTCAGCGTACCGACGAATCAGGATCTGAAAAGAGCCACCAAAGCCTATCACTCAACGATCTATGTCGATTCGCTCATGCAGAACCTCGGACTACCGGCCTTTGGCCATACTATCGGTGACAGCTTCAAATTTGGCCGGGTAAAAGTCACGCTAACGCCAGCCGATCATGCCTACCAGAATGCCTATCCAGGCATGAGCAAGCGCCATTTTAAAAATGAAGATGCCTGTGGTTTCTGGCTTGAAACACCCGATGGTACTATCTGGGCACCAGGCGACTCCCGGCTAACGCCTGGCCATCTGTCCATGCCCACACCAGATGCTATTTTCTTTGATTTTTCTGACAGCGAATGGCACTTTACGTTTGAAGGCGCAGTGAAAATCGCCAACGCGTATCCGAACAGTCCGCTGCTGCTCTGCCACTGGGGCTCGGTGGATGCGCCGGATTTCAGCCCGTTCAACGGTGACCCCGCCCGGCTGGCGAAAGCGATTGTCAATCCCGGCAGAATCAAGGTGCTGGCTCCGGGCGAGCCGTTCATTCTCAAACCCATAAAGAAAGGTAAGTAG
- a CDS encoding universal stress protein → MTNLLFPTDFSTNTTAALDWVRLFARKTGATVTLLHVYQPIIPDSTLPTIGDPGMGVTASQEIEEISRRRLNELAVELQAEGLSVQTEWRIGSVDDEILDAAREYSADLIVMGRSELNTFFDRLAGSAVTDVAGEALCPVLIVPTLPDGGAVRPAQVQTIVYAMQPRTTQNDVSTQTDSLVEAFDAQLTVLTDDKLDDAHADLIVMELYPQSGFLDGLLHPNRTTALIGKSSVPVLVYHQPK, encoded by the coding sequence ATGACAAACCTGCTATTCCCCACAGATTTCTCTACCAATACCACTGCCGCTCTCGACTGGGTTCGGTTGTTTGCCCGTAAAACCGGCGCTACCGTCACCCTATTGCACGTATATCAGCCCATTATTCCGGATTCTACATTGCCTACTATCGGTGATCCGGGCATGGGTGTAACGGCTTCGCAGGAGATCGAAGAGATTAGTCGTCGGCGGTTGAATGAATTAGCCGTCGAATTACAAGCCGAAGGCTTATCTGTTCAGACGGAATGGCGCATTGGCTCGGTGGACGATGAAATACTCGATGCGGCCCGCGAGTATTCGGCCGACCTGATTGTCATGGGTCGTAGTGAACTGAATACGTTTTTCGACCGATTGGCGGGCAGTGCCGTAACCGACGTAGCGGGCGAAGCGCTCTGCCCGGTGCTGATTGTGCCGACTCTGCCGGATGGGGGCGCCGTTCGGCCAGCGCAGGTACAAACGATTGTCTACGCCATGCAGCCGCGCACGACCCAAAATGATGTATCGACCCAGACCGACTCGCTGGTAGAAGCCTTTGACGCGCAGCTAACCGTACTGACCGACGACAAGCTTGATGATGCGCATGCCGATCTGATCGTGATGGAACTGTATCCGCAGTCGGGTTTTCTGGATGGTTTACTGCATCCTAACCGCACCACGGCGTTGATTGGAAAATCGTCGGTGCCGGTGTTGGTGTATCATCAACCCAAGTAA
- a CDS encoding cupin domain-containing protein — protein MTSPFTLEDGLNKLRRSPNEFVQLFAHGSLVVEFYKPDKIDKQQPHARDEVYIITSGTGTFDYAGTIMAVKPGDLLFVPAGIEHRFENFTDDFATWVLFYGPVGGEQGNE, from the coding sequence ATGACTAGCCCTTTCACGCTGGAAGATGGGCTTAACAAGTTACGGCGTAGCCCCAATGAGTTTGTACAGTTGTTTGCGCACGGCAGTCTGGTCGTTGAGTTTTACAAACCCGACAAAATTGATAAACAGCAGCCGCACGCGCGCGACGAGGTGTACATCATTACGTCCGGCACCGGTACATTCGATTATGCGGGCACAATCATGGCGGTTAAACCCGGCGACCTGCTGTTTGTGCCCGCTGGTATAGAGCACCGCTTTGAAAACTTTACCGACGATTTTGCAACCTGGGTTTTGTTCTATGGACCCGTGGGTGGCGAACAGGGAAATGAATAA
- a CDS encoding GNAT family N-acetyltransferase has protein sequence MSIRPYQPTDADTLLSIFRRHVPNAFGEEEVAEYADFLNTFTDPYFVAEHSGQVIGACGYYVVADGQTARIVWILTDPDRIGSGVGSALMQHTLNEISQHPGVRHIECRTSQVAYHFFERFGFRLQYTESNFWVPGLDLYFMTLSHD, from the coding sequence ATGTCTATTCGACCATACCAACCGACCGATGCTGATACCCTGTTATCAATTTTTCGCCGACACGTACCGAATGCATTCGGTGAAGAAGAGGTAGCTGAATACGCCGATTTCCTGAATACGTTTACGGACCCGTATTTCGTAGCCGAACACAGCGGTCAGGTAATTGGAGCGTGTGGGTATTACGTGGTGGCGGATGGGCAAACGGCCCGTATTGTCTGGATACTCACTGACCCGGACCGCATAGGTTCAGGCGTTGGTAGCGCGTTGATGCAGCATACTCTCAACGAAATTAGCCAACACCCCGGTGTTCGGCATATCGAATGTCGCACTTCGCAGGTAGCCTACCATTTTTTTGAGCGATTCGGGTTTCGGCTGCAGTATACTGAGTCCAATTTCTGGGTCCCCGGTCTGGACCTGTATTTCATGACGTTATCCCATGACTAG